One Fundidesulfovibrio terrae genomic window carries:
- a CDS encoding helix-turn-helix transcriptional regulator, producing the protein MQDTDFEMTKATSDSTPVEQDNMPTTNPSTTLGENEENEASNTTTVEIATLFGASAPKQDEESTREEPVIEGFINTGLTIMVFNTAVTSANTLNPGVETFPLMGQSVHAGESMFNKFDTIQGGIRFLFDRDRWVEVFTHLPNDASESLHVDFRPYVDSPMTLKEGDPATFIGNQAQNNPNLKMIFFDNLLGNLPEWEKSKTKSALQRDILALHNAGVSNHIALVAIMDTNIPNQNTFLKDLKGVSLCSPVFKVTGTRDENNVPTVSISSEGFSLDLHLDNGKWVEVTVNPTTSENEVLTVLKSRPGGAKKSDIMNSTDLLKSEIDSALKSLKDKGKVVSLRKGTYAAKANA; encoded by the coding sequence ATGCAAGACACCGACTTCGAAATGACAAAGGCCACCTCCGATTCGACTCCGGTCGAACAGGACAACATGCCCACCACCAACCCGAGCACCACGCTCGGCGAAAACGAGGAGAACGAAGCCTCCAACACCACGACCGTGGAGATCGCCACTCTTTTCGGGGCGTCTGCTCCGAAGCAGGACGAGGAATCGACCCGTGAGGAACCGGTGATCGAAGGCTTCATCAACACCGGTCTCACCATCATGGTGTTCAACACGGCCGTGACCTCGGCGAACACGCTCAACCCGGGAGTGGAAACCTTCCCGCTCATGGGCCAGAGCGTCCACGCCGGTGAGTCCATGTTCAACAAGTTCGATACCATCCAGGGTGGCATTCGCTTCTTGTTTGATAGGGACCGGTGGGTGGAAGTTTTCACCCATCTGCCAAATGACGCGAGCGAAAGCCTGCATGTCGACTTTAGACCCTACGTCGATAGCCCCATGACCCTCAAGGAGGGTGATCCCGCGACCTTCATCGGTAACCAGGCCCAGAACAACCCCAACTTGAAGATGATCTTCTTCGACAACCTGCTCGGCAACCTCCCGGAATGGGAGAAGAGCAAGACCAAGTCGGCTCTTCAGCGTGACATTCTGGCTCTGCACAACGCCGGTGTGAGCAATCACATCGCCTTGGTGGCCATCATGGACACCAACATCCCGAACCAGAATACGTTCCTGAAGGACCTCAAAGGGGTCAGTCTCTGCTCCCCGGTATTCAAGGTCACGGGCACGAGGGACGAGAACAATGTCCCGACCGTGAGCATTTCCTCCGAAGGCTTCTCGCTCGACTTGCATCTGGACAACGGCAAGTGGGTCGAGGTCACGGTGAATCCCACCACGTCTGAGAACGAGGTCCTGACCGTTCTCAAGTCGCGCCCGGGTGGTGCCAAAAAGTCCGACATCATGAACTCGACCGACCTGCTCAAGAGCGAGATCGATAGCGCGCTCAAGTCCTTGAAGGATAAGGGCAAGGTCGTGAGCCTCCGCAAGGGGACCTACGCGGCAAAGGCCAACGCCTAG
- the hflX gene encoding GTPase HflX, whose protein sequence is MKALERLYTRRYPSQGGYTTDQARELAAISHGIGRQVGLLIDRKGRPDMVIVGEPHAIYIPELARSRLGAGRLRGLRLLHTHLHDGGLDQEDLTDMLFLRLDSVAALTVDGMASPARLHQAHLVPKVDLESTGKPWDILPPIPWDRCETDFEAQTQALEDEFARLSQPVAGTAGGTEEGVAGRAILIGVGSAPRMDLEASLDEMEALAKTAGLTITGRVIQRVPQVNPRTIIGKGKLSELEIMALSTGAAVLLFDGELTPAQMRNLADTTERKILDRTQLILDIFAQRATSRSGKLQVEMAQLKYTLPRLVGKNPAMSRLMGGIGGRGPGETKLEIDRRRIRERITRIKRELAELRKQRAQVRDRRAKAGLPIVSLVGYTNAGKSTLLNTLTRSEVLAEDKLFATLDPVSRRLRFPEERELVLTDTVGFIRELPKELKEAFRATLEELESADLLIQVADAGHPELAGQVEAVESILREMELDTVPRLLALNKWDSLDQEREFWVLSRYPEGIPISARSRETLEPLVSEIIRRVDWEKGVAKSGESR, encoded by the coding sequence GTGAAGGCCCTGGAACGTCTCTACACACGGCGCTACCCTTCCCAGGGCGGCTACACCACCGACCAGGCCCGCGAGCTGGCCGCCATCTCCCACGGCATCGGCCGCCAGGTGGGCCTGCTCATCGACCGCAAGGGCCGCCCGGACATGGTGATCGTAGGCGAGCCCCACGCCATCTACATCCCGGAACTGGCCCGCTCCCGCCTGGGGGCGGGGCGCCTGCGCGGCCTTCGCCTGCTGCACACCCACCTGCATGACGGCGGCCTGGACCAGGAAGACCTGACGGACATGCTCTTTTTGCGCCTGGACTCCGTGGCCGCGCTTACCGTGGACGGCATGGCCTCGCCCGCCAGGCTGCACCAGGCGCACCTGGTGCCCAAGGTCGACCTCGAGAGCACGGGCAAGCCCTGGGACATCCTGCCCCCCATCCCCTGGGACCGCTGCGAGACCGATTTCGAGGCCCAGACCCAGGCCCTGGAGGACGAATTCGCCCGCCTGTCCCAGCCCGTGGCAGGGACGGCCGGCGGCACCGAGGAGGGCGTGGCCGGCCGGGCCATCCTGATCGGCGTGGGCAGCGCCCCGCGCATGGACCTGGAAGCCTCCCTGGACGAAATGGAGGCCCTGGCCAAGACGGCCGGGCTCACCATCACCGGCCGGGTGATCCAGCGCGTGCCCCAGGTGAACCCGCGCACCATCATCGGCAAGGGCAAGCTCTCGGAACTGGAGATCATGGCCCTGTCCACGGGCGCGGCGGTGCTCCTGTTCGACGGCGAGCTGACCCCGGCCCAGATGCGCAACCTGGCCGACACCACCGAGCGCAAGATCCTGGACCGCACCCAGCTGATCCTGGACATCTTCGCCCAGCGGGCCACGTCGCGCTCGGGCAAGCTCCAGGTGGAGATGGCCCAGCTCAAGTACACCCTTCCCAGGCTCGTGGGGAAGAACCCGGCCATGAGCCGGCTCATGGGCGGCATCGGCGGGCGCGGCCCCGGCGAGACCAAGCTCGAGATCGACCGCAGGCGCATCCGCGAGCGCATCACCCGGATCAAGCGGGAGCTTGCGGAGCTCCGCAAGCAGCGCGCCCAGGTGCGCGACCGCAGGGCCAAGGCCGGGCTGCCCATCGTCTCGCTGGTGGGCTACACCAACGCGGGCAAGTCCACCCTCCTGAACACGCTTACGCGCTCCGAGGTGCTGGCCGAGGACAAGCTCTTCGCCACCCTGGATCCGGTAAGCCGCCGCCTGCGCTTCCCCGAGGAGCGCGAGCTGGTGCTCACGGACACCGTGGGCTTCATCCGCGAGCTGCCCAAGGAGCTCAAGGAGGCCTTCCGGGCCACCCTGGAAGAGCTGGAAAGCGCGGACCTGCTCATCCAGGTGGCCGACGCCGGGCATCCGGAGCTGGCCGGTCAGGTGGAGGCGGTGGAGTCCATCCTCAGGGAGATGGAGCTGGACACCGTGCCCAGGCTCCTGGCCCTGAACAAATGGGACAGCCTGGACCAGGAACGCGAGTTCTGGGTTTTAAGCCGCTATCCCGAGGGCATACCCATCTCGGCGCGCTCCCGCGAGACCCTGGAACCGCTGGTTTCCGAAATAATTCGCAGGGTGGACTGGGAAAAAGGGGTTGCCAAGTCCGGGGAATCTCGGTAA
- a CDS encoding tyrosine-type recombinase/integrase, whose protein sequence is MSVYFKKGRGWRYDFMINGKRHTEAWFETKLQAKQAEAKRREEVEKTVFMATEEVTQTDIGFLELVNRRLDHVKAYNSDSHYHAYLFMARRWVKRWESFKCSELSPKMIQDFLLERKKVSPFVANKDLRYLRATINFGLRKKYIEYNPTEELEFFPVNKKLKYVPPLEDIEKVISVADQDTQDYLRTIQETLARMGEVNGMLWEDVDLARRFVVLYTRKKLGGHRTPRKVPMTDCLYAILRRRFESRDESKPWVFWHRYWSRKESKFLVGPFDDRKKIMKTLCKKAGVRYFRFHAIRHSGASVMDDQNVPLGAIQRILGHENRKTTEIYLHSMGRTEREAMAVFEQSRKIHTQIHTH, encoded by the coding sequence ATGAGCGTCTATTTCAAAAAAGGCAGGGGCTGGCGCTACGACTTCATGATCAACGGCAAGCGGCACACGGAAGCCTGGTTCGAGACAAAGCTCCAGGCAAAACAAGCCGAAGCCAAAAGACGAGAGGAGGTGGAAAAGACGGTCTTCATGGCGACGGAGGAGGTGACCCAAACCGACATAGGCTTTTTGGAGCTGGTGAACCGCCGTCTGGATCACGTTAAAGCCTACAACTCCGATTCGCACTACCATGCGTATCTCTTCATGGCCCGAAGATGGGTCAAAAGATGGGAGAGCTTCAAGTGTTCGGAACTCAGTCCGAAGATGATCCAAGATTTCTTGTTGGAACGAAAAAAAGTATCTCCTTTCGTTGCCAACAAGGACCTTCGGTATCTCAGGGCGACAATCAACTTTGGGTTGCGGAAAAAATATATTGAGTACAATCCAACGGAAGAACTCGAATTTTTTCCAGTAAACAAAAAGCTCAAGTATGTTCCACCGCTTGAAGACATCGAGAAGGTCATTTCCGTGGCAGATCAGGATACGCAAGACTACCTTCGCACCATCCAAGAAACTTTGGCGCGGATGGGTGAAGTAAACGGAATGCTCTGGGAAGATGTCGACCTCGCAAGGAGATTCGTGGTGTTGTACACCCGGAAGAAACTCGGTGGCCACCGCACACCGAGAAAGGTTCCCATGACCGACTGCCTTTACGCAATCCTTCGGAGGCGGTTCGAGTCCAGGGACGAATCAAAGCCTTGGGTTTTCTGGCATCGCTACTGGAGCAGGAAAGAGAGCAAATTCCTGGTCGGTCCCTTCGACGATAGGAAGAAGATTATGAAGACATTGTGCAAGAAGGCCGGTGTGCGGTATTTCCGGTTTCACGCCATCCGCCATTCGGGTGCGAGTGTGATGGACGACCAGAACGTTCCGCTCGGAGCCATCCAGCGAATACTGGGGCACGAGAACCGGAAAACGACCGAGATTTACTTGCACAGCATGGGCAGGACGGAACGAGAGGCAATGGCGGTGTTCGAGCAGTCTCGAAAAATTCACACACAGATTCACACACACTGA
- a CDS encoding lytic transglycosylase domain-containing protein, with amino-acid sequence MRTRLLSLLCTLLLLALVSGCAGPSYDTREHKQVSNLETEITELDALKNSRGRPLTQAERQALDSKAGITFRLSAEESEEVKQFLQYFTREKRDTVQRWMLRSEPHLEYVRAVLASQRLPQDLLALPYIESGYNVLAQSGSGAVGMWQFMPATARRFGLTVDWWLDERRDPYLATVAAARYLKALHDQFGDWQLALAAYNAGEGTISRAMTATGKQSFKTLAHSSAPLKEETKHYVPKFLAMLKITQNAKHLGFNAPDMRASKDLQEVRIPAGTDLAGLASHLGFSWEQFHALNPAYRRQVSPPDRTTTAWVPKRLAQPALAYVENPSHGKSGAVRLARGGETWWTLSRETGIPANVLCDANKGVSAPMPGKAVLIPLAACSLDNGGGYDPVAKPGKAAPASTGVAMAHAQGAQPSQSSGAALAAVPAASGQPALYIVRKGDTLESVAGKTGIAVQELASFNKANPKEALIPGTPLLIPAKAQAPAPAPAQAVASAKSQPVQEAQADRPVEKTELNPNPKYKVIKRSGT; translated from the coding sequence ATGCGCACGCGGCTTCTCTCCCTGCTCTGCACCCTGCTCCTGCTGGCCCTTGTGTCGGGCTGCGCCGGGCCGTCCTACGACACCCGCGAACACAAGCAGGTCTCCAACCTCGAGACCGAGATCACCGAACTCGACGCCCTGAAAAACAGCCGGGGCCGCCCCCTGACCCAGGCCGAGCGCCAGGCTCTCGACTCCAAGGCCGGGATCACCTTCCGCCTGAGCGCCGAGGAGTCCGAAGAGGTCAAGCAGTTCCTGCAGTACTTCACCCGGGAGAAGCGCGACACCGTGCAGCGCTGGATGCTCAGAAGCGAGCCGCACCTGGAGTACGTGCGCGCCGTGCTGGCCAGCCAGCGCCTGCCCCAGGATCTCCTGGCCCTGCCCTACATCGAGTCCGGCTACAACGTGCTGGCCCAGTCCGGGTCCGGCGCCGTGGGCATGTGGCAGTTCATGCCCGCCACGGCCCGGCGTTTCGGCCTCACCGTGGATTGGTGGCTGGACGAGCGCCGCGATCCCTATCTGGCCACCGTGGCCGCCGCCCGGTACCTGAAGGCCCTGCACGACCAGTTCGGCGACTGGCAGCTGGCCCTGGCCGCCTACAACGCGGGCGAGGGGACCATCTCCCGGGCCATGACCGCAACCGGCAAGCAATCATTCAAGACCCTGGCCCACTCCTCGGCTCCCCTCAAGGAGGAGACCAAGCACTACGTGCCCAAGTTCCTGGCCATGCTCAAGATCACCCAGAACGCCAAGCACCTGGGCTTCAACGCGCCGGACATGCGGGCCTCCAAGGACCTGCAGGAAGTGCGCATCCCCGCCGGAACCGATCTGGCCGGGCTGGCCTCGCACCTGGGATTCTCCTGGGAGCAGTTCCACGCCCTGAACCCGGCCTACCGCCGCCAGGTGAGCCCGCCGGACCGCACCACCACCGCCTGGGTGCCCAAGCGCCTGGCCCAGCCCGCCCTGGCCTACGTCGAGAATCCTTCTCACGGCAAAAGCGGCGCGGTGCGCCTGGCGCGCGGCGGCGAGACCTGGTGGACGCTCTCTCGCGAGACCGGCATCCCGGCCAACGTTCTGTGCGACGCCAACAAGGGCGTAAGCGCACCCATGCCCGGCAAGGCCGTGTTGATCCCGCTGGCCGCCTGTTCCCTGGACAACGGCGGCGGTTACGATCCGGTGGCGAAGCCCGGCAAGGCCGCGCCCGCTTCGACGGGCGTCGCCATGGCCCACGCCCAGGGCGCGCAGCCGTCCCAGTCCTCCGGTGCGGCGCTTGCGGCTGTGCCGGCCGCCTCGGGCCAGCCCGCCCTGTACATCGTGCGCAAGGGCGACACCCTGGAGTCCGTGGCCGGAAAGACCGGAATCGCCGTGCAGGAACTGGCCAGCTTCAACAAGGCCAACCCCAAGGAAGCGCTCATCCCGGGCACGCCGCTCTTGATCCCGGCCAAGGCGCAGGCTCCGGCCCCGGCCCCGGCCCAGGCCGTGGCCTCGGCCAAGTCTCAGCCGGTGCAGGAGGCCCAGGCCGACAGGCCCGTGGAGAAGACCGAGCTGAACCCCAACCCCAAGTACAAGGTCATCAAGCGTTCCGGGACGTGA
- a CDS encoding aldehyde ferredoxin oxidoreductase N-terminal domain-containing protein, translating into MQADYSFRILVADLSSGKGEYRRFGDKREVLGGSGLAAALYAEFGKPDLPALDPSQPLIFAIGPLTGCFPMMSKTVCGFKSPYNERFAESHAGGRLALSLRFAHIDALVVVGRAPTLSCLGAGIRQLEVKDVHYLKGMDVFTTGKMLRKMFSGGAGHRSIIRIGPAGESLSGFACINVDSYRHFGRLGAGAVMGSKNLKAIMVEGGSAMPAPEGKDYAALYKDIHMQLTTTSMMKKYHDLGTAENMAVMNRMRALPWRNLQTTHDDERIDRISGETFARELLLRKTACTGCPVGCIHVGLLREQFAKDNDVLYRQVAYDHEPVFATGSMLGMGSASDVLSVLDEIERQGLDAISGGVALAWATEAFEKGAVTEAETLTPLAFGDAKAYRDALIHLGTPPNEFYSLLAKGTMAAAERYNGQDYACVLGQEMAGYATGEVFFVSSALGMRHSHLDSAGYSYDQKSQDKDVGKAVAFMLEDERQRCVLTSMVSCLFARSAYTEEALGKALEVLGYPEMAANLSAASETVRRLRWKTKFATGFDPDQVKIPKRYLEVVTWKGPIDAQYLNDLKQAYAVEIRKLAQ; encoded by the coding sequence ATGCAGGCTGATTACTCCTTCCGCATCCTGGTGGCGGACCTGTCCTCCGGCAAGGGCGAGTACCGCCGCTTCGGCGACAAGCGCGAGGTGCTGGGCGGCTCGGGACTGGCCGCAGCCCTGTACGCCGAGTTCGGCAAGCCCGACCTCCCGGCCCTGGACCCCTCCCAGCCGCTCATTTTCGCCATCGGCCCGCTCACGGGATGCTTCCCCATGATGAGCAAGACCGTGTGCGGCTTCAAATCGCCCTACAACGAACGCTTCGCCGAATCCCACGCCGGGGGCCGTTTGGCCCTGTCCCTGCGCTTCGCCCATATCGACGCGCTGGTGGTGGTGGGGCGCGCGCCCACGCTCTCCTGCCTGGGGGCGGGCATCCGGCAGCTCGAGGTGAAGGACGTCCACTACCTCAAGGGCATGGACGTGTTCACCACGGGCAAGATGCTGCGCAAGATGTTCTCCGGCGGGGCCGGGCACCGCAGCATCATCCGCATCGGACCGGCGGGCGAGAGCCTCTCCGGCTTCGCCTGCATCAACGTGGACTCCTACCGACACTTCGGCCGCCTGGGCGCGGGCGCGGTCATGGGGTCCAAGAACCTGAAGGCCATCATGGTGGAAGGGGGCTCGGCCATGCCCGCCCCCGAGGGCAAGGACTACGCCGCGCTGTATAAGGACATCCACATGCAGCTCACCACCACCTCCATGATGAAGAAGTACCACGATCTCGGAACCGCCGAGAACATGGCCGTGATGAACCGCATGCGCGCCCTGCCCTGGCGCAACCTCCAGACAACCCATGACGACGAGCGCATCGACAGGATCTCCGGCGAGACCTTCGCCCGCGAGCTCCTGCTGCGCAAGACCGCCTGCACCGGCTGCCCCGTGGGCTGCATCCACGTGGGGTTACTGCGCGAGCAGTTCGCCAAGGACAACGACGTGCTCTACCGGCAGGTGGCCTACGACCACGAGCCGGTGTTCGCCACCGGGTCAATGCTCGGCATGGGGAGCGCCTCGGACGTGCTTTCGGTGCTGGACGAGATCGAGCGCCAGGGCCTGGACGCCATCTCCGGCGGCGTGGCCCTGGCCTGGGCCACAGAGGCCTTCGAGAAGGGGGCGGTGACCGAGGCCGAGACCCTGACGCCCCTGGCCTTCGGCGACGCCAAGGCCTACCGCGACGCGCTCATCCACCTGGGCACGCCGCCCAACGAGTTCTATTCCCTGCTGGCCAAGGGGACCATGGCCGCCGCCGAACGCTACAACGGCCAGGACTATGCCTGCGTGTTGGGCCAGGAGATGGCCGGGTACGCCACGGGCGAGGTGTTCTTCGTGTCCTCGGCCTTGGGGATGCGCCACTCCCACCTGGACAGCGCGGGCTACTCCTACGACCAAAAGTCCCAGGACAAGGACGTGGGCAAGGCCGTGGCCTTCATGCTGGAGGACGAGCGCCAGCGCTGCGTGCTGACCTCCATGGTCTCCTGCCTGTTCGCGCGTTCGGCCTACACCGAGGAGGCCCTGGGCAAGGCCCTGGAGGTGCTGGGCTATCCGGAGATGGCGGCGAACCTCAGCGCCGCGTCGGAAACGGTGCGCAGGCTGCGCTGGAAGACCAAGTTCGCAACCGGATTCGATCCGGACCAGGTGAAGATCCCCAAGCGCTACCTGGAGGTGGTCACCTGGAAGGGGCCCATCGACGCCCAGTACCTGAACGATCTCAAGCAGGCGTACGCCGTGGAGATCAGGAAGCTGGCCCAATGA
- a CDS encoding AAA family ATPase → MFGSKTGSYDLASMFSSSTETGAVAPQNPFSPKPLPDIAHEILGGLVTAQAIMESQLSPLEFVIDGVLPVGLSILGGAPKAGKSYLALDIASAVASGTPFLGRYAANAGKVLYITYEDTERRLRARLLQKTSGGEGDLSNLHFHYRWPDFEHRGLEHLENLVPQIEGVKLVVIDTLGCFLGAGVKQSYAFQYQVMAQMSQVANRLGVSLLVIHHTVKTARSKNWKQALYGTNAVSGGADGLLMLDRTGDGEGQCANLMISGRDVEDDSLSLRLDKGVWRIEDSQIAGVDLLGKPGQAEVYRVLMASSEPLAFREIVAATGKSASNVGNMLKTMVDQGLVVKAPGKRTDKYTVTQGATTTEQ, encoded by the coding sequence ATGTTCGGTTCCAAAACCGGATCGTATGACCTTGCCTCAATGTTCTCAAGTTCGACTGAAACGGGTGCTGTAGCGCCCCAAAACCCGTTCTCGCCAAAACCGCTACCCGATATTGCCCACGAAATCCTGGGTGGCTTGGTGACTGCGCAAGCTATCATGGAATCGCAATTATCGCCGTTGGAGTTCGTAATAGACGGGGTTCTTCCAGTAGGGCTTTCGATACTCGGAGGAGCGCCCAAAGCGGGGAAAAGTTACCTCGCATTGGATATCGCTAGCGCTGTTGCCAGCGGGACACCTTTCCTTGGCAGATACGCGGCCAACGCGGGCAAGGTGCTGTACATCACGTATGAGGATACCGAGCGACGGCTCAGGGCTCGCTTGCTCCAGAAAACCAGCGGCGGCGAGGGCGACCTGTCGAACCTGCACTTCCACTACCGGTGGCCTGACTTCGAGCATCGGGGGCTTGAACACCTCGAAAATCTAGTGCCGCAGATCGAGGGTGTAAAGCTCGTGGTCATCGACACCCTCGGGTGCTTCCTGGGCGCGGGCGTCAAACAGAGTTACGCCTTCCAGTACCAAGTTATGGCACAAATGAGCCAGGTCGCGAACAGGTTGGGTGTCTCGCTTCTGGTCATCCACCACACGGTGAAGACCGCCAGATCGAAGAACTGGAAGCAAGCACTGTATGGGACGAACGCCGTCTCCGGCGGTGCTGACGGTCTACTCATGCTGGACCGGACTGGCGATGGAGAAGGTCAGTGTGCAAACCTCATGATCTCCGGGCGTGACGTCGAGGATGACTCATTGTCCCTTCGGCTGGACAAAGGGGTCTGGAGAATCGAGGACTCGCAGATCGCAGGAGTCGATCTTCTAGGTAAACCGGGGCAGGCTGAGGTCTACAGGGTGCTCATGGCGTCTTCCGAACCCTTGGCGTTTAGAGAGATTGTCGCCGCGACCGGAAAATCTGCCTCAAACGTGGGGAATATGCTGAAAACAATGGTGGATCAGGGACTTGTCGTCAAAGCTCCAGGCAAGCGCACCGACAAATACACCGTAACCCAAGGGGCGACGACGACCGAGCAGTAG
- a CDS encoding 4Fe-4S binding protein, translating into MKILRPTRIERCIGCQSCSLACARLVHQRISWSTAGIRIVSSGGISTGYEAKLCLACDPAPCVKACPTGSYTQRKSGGVKVDKSLCIRCGECAKACPVDAIYMEPETNLPYVCIHCGRCVPFCPHSCLELVPSPHEAPEPGQPQPVEPQDPQEAAHAG; encoded by the coding sequence ATGAAGATACTGCGCCCCACACGCATCGAGCGCTGCATAGGCTGCCAGTCCTGCTCGCTGGCCTGCGCGCGCCTGGTGCACCAAAGGATTTCCTGGTCCACGGCGGGCATCCGCATCGTGTCGTCCGGGGGCATTTCCACCGGGTACGAGGCCAAGCTCTGCCTGGCCTGCGACCCGGCCCCCTGCGTCAAGGCGTGCCCCACGGGCTCCTACACCCAGCGCAAGTCCGGCGGGGTGAAGGTGGACAAGTCGCTGTGCATCCGCTGCGGGGAGTGCGCCAAGGCCTGCCCGGTGGACGCCATCTACATGGAGCCGGAAACCAACCTGCCCTACGTGTGCATCCATTGCGGCCGCTGCGTGCCGTTCTGCCCGCACAGCTGCCTGGAGCTCGTCCCCTCGCCGCACGAAGCGCCCGAGCCCGGCCAGCCCCAGCCTGTGGAGCCGCAGGATCCCCAGGAGGCCGCCCATGCAGGCTGA
- a CDS encoding serine hydrolase domain-containing protein yields MKTARIVSSLLISALVLAACPAWAQRGNPRMEYGGQSVDAMAASFMAENGVPGMALAIVQAPYIPRVTGYGLADIGKKLLVGSNTAFDLGRMGEAFTAVAVMQLVETDRLGLDDPVGRHLDNLPESWRPVTIRMLLSHASGIPDYARDACADPARPLDLAAVVSAVGGKPLAFAPGSAVSGSATDYFLLALAVEAAGKERFEDFVRVNQFERLGLRQTFFAGETEKGRGEAVEQNGNRHKEFLSNPGLINPVERAAGYRATFRGLAQATPPHPRARLGSGGIWASAMDVSLWDVGLAGGILVKDPAMRALLYSPAVLAGGRREPVMGAWRFPGRAGLMYVTGDADGQSTYLSRFTDPSELVCVTLLANKEGVDLSQLARRIAGAYDPRLGPPLMLGMRMQQSPYPVKQTLARFQAAMREFGAKEAGEASTSKASAKPGAEKAGMEKPGQEAKASGPGHQVAERMVFDFPAAPGRTVRITARAWEQDGQVWLGCTDPAGAGGASATPGGYGASVPVDPASTSAVIRAKLDRALVAAVTPY; encoded by the coding sequence ATGAAAACCGCAAGAATCGTTTCGTCGCTTCTCATATCGGCGCTGGTTCTGGCCGCGTGCCCGGCCTGGGCCCAGCGCGGCAATCCCCGCATGGAGTACGGTGGCCAGTCCGTGGACGCCATGGCAGCCTCGTTCATGGCCGAGAACGGCGTGCCGGGCATGGCCCTGGCCATCGTCCAGGCCCCCTACATCCCGCGCGTCACCGGGTACGGCCTGGCCGACATCGGAAAGAAGCTGCTGGTTGGCTCCAACACGGCCTTTGATCTCGGGCGCATGGGCGAGGCCTTCACCGCCGTTGCCGTCATGCAGCTGGTGGAGACGGATAGGCTGGGCCTCGACGACCCCGTGGGCAGGCATCTGGACAACCTGCCGGAATCCTGGCGTCCCGTGACCATCCGCATGCTCCTGTCGCACGCGTCGGGCATCCCGGACTATGCGCGCGATGCCTGCGCCGATCCGGCGCGCCCCCTGGACCTCGCCGCCGTCGTTTCCGCAGTCGGGGGCAAGCCCCTGGCCTTTGCCCCGGGCTCGGCCGTGTCCGGCAGCGCCACGGATTATTTCCTCCTGGCCCTGGCGGTGGAGGCGGCCGGCAAGGAGCGCTTCGAGGATTTCGTGCGGGTCAACCAGTTCGAGCGCCTGGGGCTTCGCCAGACCTTCTTCGCTGGCGAGACGGAGAAGGGGCGCGGTGAGGCGGTGGAGCAGAACGGCAACCGGCACAAGGAGTTTCTCAGCAATCCCGGCCTTATAAACCCGGTGGAGAGGGCAGCGGGGTACCGCGCCACGTTCAGGGGGCTTGCGCAGGCCACACCGCCCCACCCCAGGGCGCGGCTCGGGTCCGGGGGCATCTGGGCCTCGGCCATGGACGTGAGCCTGTGGGACGTGGGCCTGGCCGGAGGGATACTGGTGAAGGACCCGGCCATGCGGGCGCTCCTGTACAGCCCGGCCGTGCTGGCGGGCGGACGCAGGGAGCCGGTGATGGGCGCGTGGCGTTTTCCCGGGCGCGCGGGGCTCATGTACGTCACCGGGGACGCAGACGGCCAGTCGACATACCTGAGCCGCTTCACCGACCCCTCGGAGCTGGTCTGCGTCACCCTGCTGGCCAACAAGGAGGGGGTGGACCTGTCGCAGCTGGCCCGGCGCATCGCCGGGGCCTACGACCCCAGGCTCGGGCCGCCGCTCATGCTCGGCATGCGCATGCAGCAAAGTCCCTATCCGGTGAAGCAGACGCTCGCGCGCTTCCAGGCCGCCATGCGCGAATTCGGGGCCAAGGAGGCGGGCGAGGCGTCGACATCCAAGGCGAGCGCGAAGCCGGGGGCGGAAAAGGCCGGTATGGAGAAGCCGGGCCAGGAGGCCAAGGCGTCCGGGCCAGGGCATCAAGTCGCGGAGAGGATGGTGTTCGATTTTCCGGCGGCCCCGGGCAGGACCGTGCGCATCACGGCCAGGGCCTGGGAGCAGGACGGCCAGGTCTGGCTCGGCTGCACGGACCCGGCCGGAGCGGGCGGAGCGTCCGCCACCCCCGGCGGGTACGGCGCGTCCGTTCCGGTCGACCCCGCCTCCACGTCCGCCGTGATCCGCGCCAAGCTCGACCGGGCGCTCGTCGCGGCAGTGACACCGTATTGA